A single Lolium perenne isolate Kyuss_39 chromosome 6, Kyuss_2.0, whole genome shotgun sequence DNA region contains:
- the LOC139832318 gene encoding polygalacturonase-2-like → MEEVIGKSGDGGGGGIRSGFRWVGEGIEGQRSGTDEQSCIGSLGQGGSYAAVEGVSLDNARIARAQNGVRIKTWQGGAGYVRNVRFSNVLVDDVDHPIIIDQFYCDQRTPCANQSTNVQVSNVVYRNITGTSRRAEAIKFACSDAVPCSDIVLSNINLLREDGSEVQTVCNCAMGYDYEPVRPAADCLRNSECDGGGDKKVGGEEPKALPLHTEL, encoded by the exons ATGGAGGAGGTGATAGGGAAGagcggcgacggtggcggcggcggcattcGATCTGGGTTTCGTTGGGTAGGGGAGGGTATCGAGGGACAGAGATCAGGCACCGATGAACAGTCCT GCATCGGCAGCCTCGGCCAGGGCGGCTCCTACGCCGCCGTCGAGGGCGTCTCCCTCGACAACGCTCGCATCGCCCGCGCCCAGAACGGCGTGCGGATCAAGACGTGGCAGGGCGGCGCGGGCTACGTCCGGAACGTCCGGTTCTCCAACGTGCTCGTCGACGACGTCGACCACCCCATCATCATCGACCAGTTCTACTGCGACCAGAGGACGCCGTGCGCGAACCAGAGCACGAACGTGCAGGTGAGCAACGTGGTGTACCGGAACATCACCGGCACGTCGAGGCGGGCGGAGGCGATCAAGTTCGCGTGCAGCGACGCCGTGCCCTGCAGCGACATCGTGCTCAGCAACATCAACTTGTTACGGGAGGACGGCTCCGAGGTGCAGACAGTGTGCAACTGCGCCATGGGGTACGACTATGAGCCCGTTCGCCCTGCCGCGGACTGCCTCAGAAACAGCGAGTGCGACGGCGGCGGGGACAAGAAGGTCGGCGGCGAGGAGCCAAAGGCCCTGCCGCTACACACCGAACTCTGA
- the LOC127308569 gene encoding BTB/POZ and MATH domain-containing protein 3-like produces the protein MAFAGMSLIVDGKLCDLTSSPFDAGVDSGYHLLVVQGYSNTKGTTPNGSCISSRPFLVGGHRWIVDYYPNGRYEDDVTGKFMSLMLVHDDDVGGHEGVSQGVKVQCEFSFIDEPESQVPAIIRTQKINTACCEMGYTRFIRNEALERLRHLKNDSFVIRYFSNLLFEKDGADITFEVGGYKFAAHRIVLAARSTVFKAQLFGAMDEGATAPSVLKINDIEANVFSTLLTFIYTDAVAWFIPLEENEGDKEEVDNTADNGAEGENTENNGAEEEKGEKNKEEEEEEEEEEEEEEEEEEEEEEEEEEEEEEEEEEDYTDCDRYEKEMLNLLEAAVRYDLQKLKVICEEKLASRCLLTMASVANIIVVAERRGCRWLKDVCMELIKSRTTVHKVFTAGCLDEIIRTTSPSDLKELFSKYSAS, from the exons ATGGCTTTCGCTGGCATGTCCCTCATCGTCGATGGTAAGTTGTGCGACCTCACCTCGTCGCCCTTCGACGCTGGCGTGGACAGCGGGTACCACTTGCTCGTGGTCCAAGGATACTCCAATACCAAAGGCACAACACCAAACGGGAGCTGCATCTCGTCTCGTCCTTTCCTGGTTGGTGGCCATCGCTGGATTGTCGACTACTACCCAAATGGTCGGTATGAGGACGATGTCACTGGGAAGTTTATGTCGCTTATGCTTGTGCATGATGACGATGTGGGAGGACACGAAGGTGTCAGCCAGGGCGTCAAGGTTCAGTGTGAGTTCAGTTTCATTGATGAGCCTGAGTCGCAGGTGCCAGCGATCATCCGAACTCAAAAGATTAACACCGCTTGTTGTGAAATGGGCTACACAAGGTTCATACGAAACGAGGCCCTGGAAAGATTAAGACACCTGAAGAACGATAGCTTCGTCATCAGA TATTTCAGCAACCTTCTCTTCGAAAAGGATGGCGCTGACATTACGTTTGAGGTTGGTGGCTACAAGTTCGCGGCGCACCGGATTGTGCTTGCAGCCCGATCTACGGTCTTCAAGGCACAGCTATTCGGGGCCATGGATGAGGGCGCTACTGCGCCAAGTGTCCTCAAGATAAATGACATCGAAGCAAATGTCTTTAGTACGTTGCTTACCTTCATCTACACCGATGCAGTTGCATGGTTCATCCCACTGGAGGAGAATGAAGGAGATAAAGAGGAAGTAGACAACACTGCGGACAATGGAGCAGAAGGGGAGAACACTGAGAACAATGGAGCAGAAgaagagaaaggagagaagaataaagaagaagaagaagaagaagaagaagaagaagaagaagaagaagaagaagaagaagaagaagaagaagaagaagaagaagaagaagaagaagaagaagaagaagactacACTGATTGTGATAGATATGAAAAAGAGATGCTCAATTTGCTTGAAGCTGCGGTCCGATATGATCTCCAAAAGCTCAAGGTAATCTGTGAAGAGAAATTGGCCAGTCGTTGTTTACTAACCATGGCCAGTGTGGCAAACATTATTGTGGTGGCTGAGCGGAGGGGATGCCGCTGGTTGAAGGATGTCTGCATGGAGTTAATCAAATCCCGCACCACCGTGCACAAGGTATTCACCGCTGGTTGCCTGGACGAGATCATCAGGACCACCAGCCCGTCCGACCTGAAGGAGCTCTTCTCCAAGTATTCTGCTTCCTAA